The stretch of DNA GTAAGCAAGTACGATCTTCAAATAGATTTTCGTCCATTTATCGAAATTCAGGGCGTTTCGGCCAAAGATTTTCGGAAGCAGAAGGTGAATATTCTGGCACATACGGCTATTATTTTTACCAGCCGAAATGCCATAGACCACTTTTTCCGCATCTGTCAGGAAAGCCGAATCGAGGTCCCTGCCGATATGAAGTACTTCTGTATTTCAGAGCAGACGGCCAACTATCTTCAGAAGTACATCGTCATTCGAAAACGGAAAATCTTTAACGGGACCAAAACCGCTACCGAACTGTTCGACCTGATCAAGAAGCATAAAACAGAGAAGTTTCTGTTTCCCTGCTCGAACATCCGGCGCAACGACATTCCTGAATTTATGGATACCAGTAGTCTGCACTTCACGGAGGCCGTGATGTACGAAACGGTACCCACTGATTTGTCGGACCTGGCTATTCAGAGTTATGACATCATTGCGTTTTTCAGCCCGTCGGGCGTGTCGTCGCTGATGAGTAACTTCCCTGAATTTAAGCAGAATGGCACTCGTTTGGCTGCCTTTGGCCCCACAACGGCTAAAGCCATTGTAGAAGCCGGGCTAACGCTCGACATTGAAGCTCCGTTGCCCAACGCACCTTCTATGACGGGAGCACTGGATTTATATATCAAGAAAGCTAACAATCAGTAAGAACTGGTGGTTAATTGAAGGCTGATTTGCCGAAGCCGCGCCGATTGGTTCGCTTGTGGTATTCAGCCTTTATTTTTGTTCAATATTTTGCGGTTGTGGGCGTTTAATTGTAAACTGTGGCGTGGAGGGCAAATGCTCTGGCCATAACGCTTTACTGCTCCTGTTGTATGACTCGCACACTCTACGTAGCTACGTCGTTTCTGATGGTTTTTGCCCATACCGCGCTGGCACAGCAAGACCCGCAGCTTAGCCTGTACATGTATAATCCGATCTATTATAACCCGGCAGCGGCTGGGTCGGAGGGCGTGTCGCGGGTACAGATTACGCACCGATCACAGTATCTGGGCTATCAGACCAACGTGGGCGATCCGGGCGGTGGGCAAAATACGCAGGTGGTGTCGTTCAACATGCCGCTCAATGGCATCAAAAGCGGTATTGGCGTATATGCCATGAATGACGTATTCGGGCCGTCGATCAATCAATCGGTACAACTGTCCTATGCTTACCGGCTTACATTGAAAAGTGGCGTGTTGGCCTTTGGCGTTCAGGCTGGTATGTTCAACAG from Spirosoma montaniterrae encodes:
- a CDS encoding uroporphyrinogen-III synthase, encoding MNETSMQATEAGVVDRLKPVKRLLVTQSRPADEKSPYFDLVSKYDLQIDFRPFIEIQGVSAKDFRKQKVNILAHTAIIFTSRNAIDHFFRICQESRIEVPADMKYFCISEQTANYLQKYIVIRKRKIFNGTKTATELFDLIKKHKTEKFLFPCSNIRRNDIPEFMDTSSLHFTEAVMYETVPTDLSDLAIQSYDIIAFFSPSGVSSLMSNFPEFKQNGTRLAAFGPTTAKAIVEAGLTLDIEAPLPNAPSMTGALDLYIKKANNQ